One Ananas comosus cultivar F153 unplaced genomic scaffold, ASM154086v1, whole genome shotgun sequence genomic region harbors:
- the LOC109704399 gene encoding isopentenyl-diphosphate Delta-isomerase I-like has translation MLYKAPSDGKWGEHELDYLLFTIRDVKLLPNPDEVADVKYVNRDQLKELLQKADAGEDGVKLSPWFRLVVDNFLMNWWDHVEKGTLREAADMKTIYKLK, from the exons ATGCTTTATAAGGCTCCATCAGATGGAAAATGGGGGGAGCATGAGC TTGACTATCTGCTCTTCACCATCCGGGATGTGAAGCTGCTCCCAAATCCTGATGAAGTAGCTGACGTCAAGTATGTTAATCGGGATCAGCTGAAGGAGCTTCTGCAAAAGGCAGATGCTGGGGAAGATGGGGTGAAGCTGTCCCCGTGGTTCAGGCTGGTTGTTGACAACTTCCTAATGAATTGGTGGGACCACGTTGAGAAAGGGACTCTCCGCGAGGCAGCAGACATGAAGACCATCTATAAGCTGAAATAG